From the genome of Buteo buteo chromosome 4, bButBut1.hap1.1, whole genome shotgun sequence:
CCTGGTGACATCCAAAGCTCCCTCCTTCTTTTGAGCTCACATCCAATTTTCCTTCCCGTTTTGGATACTTATAATTTATGACtatataaatataatatttaGCTTGGGGAACTTTGAGCTTAGCCTTCCTGTTTCAGACAAAGTGGGAACACCCCGGCCACTGCAGCATTGTCGTATGCAGGCTGACAATTATTCAGGTCTTATTCAGGTCTAAAAAgccattgcatttttttttggtttgaatTACAACGTGACTCTCctcctgctgtgttttctctggttgctttgggtggggggggggtgaatcCTGGTGAACAATTTGAGCAGCAGGAGAGATTTGGGTGGTGGGGAACAGCATCTGCATCGCAAAGCTGATGTAGGGATATAGGTCTATCAAATTAAGGcgcaaaaccagcacacagcaaCCCTGGTGTCTCATTGTGTCTGCTCAAATCACAAAACCTCATCATTCAAAGGGATGTTTACAGCCAACATGTAGCTTGGGCtgaaacatgtttctgtagaaGATCCATTGATTGAGGCAAATGATTGACCCTGACCCATTCTGGTACTCACGTGTGTCCCAAAATTTGTCCAAAGACCTTTTTAAATCCTTCAGTGGAAACTTTTATGAGACCCTTTTTGGTGCCGGGGAGCTCAGGGGATGAGCACCAGCATGGGATGGGGCCgagctctctcctctcctccccaccaggTTGACTTTTGGCTTGACCCCACCAGCCCCGGTTACCCAGCCGACCTGCGGGTGCCCTTTCCCAGCCTCCAAGCAGTCAAAATCTTCCTGGAGTCCAATAGCATTTCCTACAGCATCATGATTGAGGACGTACAGGTAAGCGCCGCGGTGGGGAGCTGGATGAGCTCCTGCAGCTCAGTCCCAAGAAAGGGTCCAAAAAGTTGGAAACTATGAGGAGACAGAAGAAGAACCCAACCACCTGCTCCTTCCAGCCTGTTTgatgttgtggttttttgtttgtttttttttttccctcctaaaCAGGAGTTAGTGGATGAGGAAAAGAGAGCCATGATGAAGTCTAGGAGGATAGAGAGAAGCACCCGCACATTCGATTTTGCCTCCTACCACACGATAGATGAGGTACTTTGCTCTGCAGAGCATTTGTTTCATCTTGCTAGGGTCACGCTCAGCCCGTGCCATGGTTGCATCCATGTGGTGACATTTGTGGTGGCAGGCGAGACCCCCCCTGGGACATGCCTGTTCTCCTTGGGTGGAGGTTTTAGCTGAGCTGAGAGACTGGAGATCCCTCCACGTGCAGCGTGGCCTCTCCTGGCATCTCCCCACCTTGCTGGAAGACATCTTCAACTTCATTTTGGGGGGTGAAACCCTGTGCTTGGAGCCCAGTGGGTGGCTGACAGAGGCTATTATGGTGTTGGGGGATCTCAgagctttccccccccccgccctgttcatctgcttttgcaaaaaCCTTTGCGATGTGCACCTCCCTGCTCACCTGGAGGTCCAAGTACCTGGTCTTCTCCAGGGGAGCTCTGCATGTTGCATCTGGCACCAGATACCCTAAAAACCGAAAGGAAAGCCAGGGTGAGCCTCGTGACGCAGCAGCTCCTCCTTTCAGATCTACGACTGGATGGACATGCTGGTAGATGATCATCCCAGCCTCGTTAGCAAGATCCAGATCGGGCAGAGCTACGAGAAAAGACCCTTGTATGTGCTGAAGGTGGGTACCGGGGACACCCTCACCTtgcccagccctgggagggCACGGGGCTGAAATCCCCCCCTCTCTGTACAGTTCAGCACCGGGGGATCGAATCGGCCGGCCATCTGGCTGGACACCGGCATCCACTCGCGGGAATGGATCACGCAAGCCACCGGCGTCTGGACGGCCAACAAGGTAACCGTGTGCCCTGGGACCCCAATTCTTACCCCAGCTCTTCTTTAACACCTCCCTGAGGGGCACCaaggcagctcctgctctcctccccatGCAGATCGCTGAGGAATACGGCCGGGACCCCTCCATCACCGCCATCCTGGACAGCATGGACATCTTCTTCGAGATCGTCACCAACCCTGATGGCTATGCCTTCACCCACAGCTCCGTGAGTGCAGGCGCAACTTCTCCCAGCTCTTGTCTCTGGCAACTGTGGCTGGCCGCAGTTtttgggtggggagggatgTTCTTTCCCATGTGGGACGGTGAGTGGGTGGAGGTGGTTTCCTCCCATCCCTGGAGATGCTTGGGCAGGAGGGTGGCATCTGTGCCCCCAAAGAGGTGGGATTCACATCCCTGTGACGGTCTTGCCCCCATCTGCTCCTAGAATCGCATGTGGCGCAAGACGAGGTCCATCAACGCCGGCTCCCACTGCGTTGGCGTGGACCCCAACCGAAACTGGGACGCAGGCTTTGGAGGTGAGAGCCGGGCCACCAGGTCGCCGTGCTGGGCGTCGCTCGTGCCTCAAAGCATCGAAGCTTTCTGCTAGAGGGGAGAAACCTGGGGGCTAGAAACCCTTCTCCAGGGCAGCCTCTCTACATGGTGCCTCTTCCGCCATGCCCCAGGCGCCGGCTCCAGCAGCAACCCCTGCTCCGAGACCTACCGCGGCCCTTACCCCCACTCTGAGAGCGAAGTGAAAGCCATCGTGGACTTCATCCGCGGCCACGGGAACGTGAAATCGGTCATCTCCATCCACAGCTACTCCcagatgctgcttttcccctACGGCTACAAGAGAGCACCCGCGCCCGACCACCAGGAACTGGTGAGATGGCCCCAAAATGGAGACACTGGGCTGTGAGCACCAGCCTTGCTGGAAAAGTCAGGTCGGATCATCCCAGGACCCTCCCGGCTCCTCTCATTAGGTGCAACCTGCACACTGAAGCCCGTTACCTGGTTCTTAGAGGGAGGACAATTGCAAGATGTACCCCCCCCATCCATCAAAAATTAAGGGTGTCTTGGGGAAAAGCAAGAGCAGAAGGGGTGGGATATGATGATGGGCCTCACTGCCCTGGCGTTTCCAATGTTCCAGGGTCTTGGTCCACCGGGTCTTACCACTTTTGGGCTCTCCCTTGCAGAATGAACTGGCTAAAAAGGCGGTGAACGACTTGGCCGCCGTGTATGGGACGAAATACACCTACGGCAGCATCGTGGACACCATCTGTAAGTGCCCCTTCCTCATCCCGCAGCCTTGTGTCCACCACGAATGCTCAACGTTGGGGTCAcatctcccctcctctccccgcaGACTTGGCAGACGGGACCACCATCGACTGGGCCTACGACAACGGGGTGAAATATTCCTTCACCTTCGAGCTGAGGGACACGGGACGCTACGGcttcctcctgcccagcacccagaTCATCCCCACCGCTACCGAGACCTGGCCGGCGCTG
Proteins encoded in this window:
- the LOC142030519 gene encoding carboxypeptidase A1-like → MKILLVFATLVAAACGEQLFVGDQVLRITASNEEQIALLRALGEQAELQVDFWLDPTSPGYPADLRVPFPSLQAVKIFLESNSISYSIMIEDVQELVDEEKRAMMKSRRIERSTRTFDFASYHTIDEIYDWMDMLVDDHPSLVSKIQIGQSYEKRPLYVLKFSTGGSNRPAIWLDTGIHSREWITQATGVWTANKIAEEYGRDPSITAILDSMDIFFEIVTNPDGYAFTHSSNRMWRKTRSINAGSHCVGVDPNRNWDAGFGGAGSSSNPCSETYRGPYPHSESEVKAIVDFIRGHGNVKSVISIHSYSQMLLFPYGYKRAPAPDHQELNELAKKAVNDLAAVYGTKYTYGSIVDTIYLADGTTIDWAYDNGVKYSFTFELRDTGRYGFLLPSTQIIPTATETWPALLDIMTHVLEHPY